Proteins encoded by one window of Campylobacter concisus:
- the rsmH gene encoding 16S rRNA (cytosine(1402)-N(4))-methyltransferase RsmH, protein MQSPHISVLLDEVLSFFKNLNGNFIDCTLGYAGHSSAILSQNKNLNLIACDRDNEAINFSLKKLEPFVSRVKIYKSNFSELTSKLSQEEILNVRGILADIGVSSLQIDKDDRGFSLGSSTLDMRMDKERNFSAYDVVNDYSFDELVRIFRDYGELKNAAGIANKIINARNLGKITSAKELANLIGTAHIKGRGVSPAILAFQAIRIEVNGELDELTNLLDSIEKCGFKDCLVAIITFHSLEDRIVKERFKKWANSCICLPGVYRCECGNNHGLGEILTKKPLTASQNELKINSRSKSAKLRVFKIKG, encoded by the coding sequence TTGCAAAGTCCACATATCAGTGTTTTACTCGATGAAGTTCTATCCTTTTTTAAAAATCTAAATGGAAATTTTATAGATTGCACGCTTGGATATGCCGGACATTCTAGCGCCATTTTGTCTCAAAATAAAAATTTAAATTTAATTGCCTGTGATAGAGATAACGAAGCTATAAATTTTTCACTAAAAAAACTTGAGCCATTTGTCAGTAGGGTTAAAATTTATAAAAGTAACTTCTCTGAATTGACTAGCAAGCTAAGTCAAGAAGAAATTTTAAATGTTAGAGGAATTTTGGCTGACATCGGCGTTAGCTCGCTTCAGATAGATAAAGATGATAGAGGCTTTAGTCTTGGCTCAAGTACGCTTGACATGCGCATGGACAAAGAGCGAAATTTTAGCGCATATGATGTTGTAAATGATTACTCTTTTGATGAGTTGGTTAGAATTTTTAGAGATTATGGCGAGCTAAAAAATGCTGCCGGGATCGCAAACAAGATTATAAATGCTAGAAATTTAGGCAAGATAACGAGTGCAAAAGAGCTTGCAAATTTAATAGGTACAGCCCATATAAAAGGGCGTGGAGTTAGCCCTGCAATACTTGCCTTTCAAGCCATCAGGATAGAGGTAAATGGAGAGCTAGATGAGCTAACAAATTTACTTGATAGTATAGAAAAATGTGGGTTTAAAGATTGTCTTGTGGCGATTATTACATTTCACTCGCTTGAAGATAGGATCGTAAAAGAGCGCTTTAAAAAATGGGCTAATAGCTGTATCTGCCTACCTGGTGTTTATAGATGTGAGTGCGGAAATAACCACGGACTAGGAGAAATTTTAACCAAAAAGCCACTAACAGCAAGCCAAAATGAGTTAAAGATAAACTCACGAAGCAAGAGCGCAAAACTGCGGGTTTTTAAGATAAAGGGATAA
- a CDS encoding ABC transporter permease, whose amino-acid sequence MTSLPKYLLFKYLRFDKTQPFITLSALLAFLGVSIGLMVLIVAMAIMNGFDKEFERKLFTMNYPITVQSAFKGSIDDDFVDELKAKFSDLKFSPFISTQVIYRSPNALEGGLVYGVNFKDEKQINSVVNEALKDKELDGFEILVGSGITSEFRLRSDEKLTLIFTKADPAGFSLTPKMKRFDIGGSFTSGLIAYDKAFSYTSVDSLRKILDYPKGVYDGIHIFSSKPFDDIKRVREGLPTGTVAIGWWEQNGNFFSALALEKRALFIVLMLIILVASLNIISSLLMTVMNRRQEIALLLALGASKSEIKRSFFYQGLVIGGGGIIFGLILGFLGLFLLGNFNIIDLPADVYGSSKLPLELSTIDLVLIIVGAVFIVAISSYYPAKKATEVNVLQTLRNE is encoded by the coding sequence ATGACAAGCTTACCAAAGTACCTACTTTTTAAATATTTAAGATTTGATAAAACTCAGCCATTTATCACTCTAAGTGCCTTGCTCGCCTTTCTTGGCGTTAGCATCGGACTTATGGTCTTAATCGTTGCGATGGCGATTATGAATGGATTTGACAAAGAATTTGAGCGTAAACTTTTTACGATGAATTATCCAATAACCGTTCAAAGTGCCTTTAAAGGCTCTATTGATGATGACTTTGTTGATGAGCTAAAGGCAAAATTTAGCGATCTTAAATTTAGTCCATTTATAAGCACACAGGTCATTTACCGCTCGCCAAATGCTCTTGAGGGCGGACTGGTTTATGGCGTAAATTTTAAAGATGAAAAACAGATAAACTCAGTCGTAAATGAAGCTTTAAAAGATAAAGAGCTAGATGGTTTTGAGATACTTGTGGGAAGTGGCATAACGAGTGAGTTTAGACTAAGAAGCGATGAGAAATTAACGCTTATCTTTACAAAGGCCGATCCAGCTGGCTTTTCGCTAACGCCAAAGATGAAGCGCTTTGACATCGGTGGCTCATTTACATCTGGGCTGATCGCCTATGACAAGGCATTTTCATATACTTCAGTTGATTCTTTGAGGAAAATTTTAGACTATCCAAAAGGCGTTTATGATGGAATTCATATCTTTTCAAGTAAGCCATTTGATGATATAAAAAGAGTGCGTGAAGGCCTGCCAACTGGCACGGTTGCCATTGGCTGGTGGGAGCAAAATGGCAACTTTTTCTCAGCGCTCGCACTTGAAAAAAGGGCACTTTTTATCGTTTTGATGCTTATTATCCTTGTGGCGTCGCTAAATATCATAAGCTCGCTACTAATGACAGTGATGAACCGCAGGCAAGAGATCGCTTTGCTTCTTGCACTTGGAGCTAGTAAAAGTGAGATAAAAAGAAGCTTTTTCTATCAAGGGCTAGTAATCGGCGGTGGCGGCATTATATTTGGCTTGATACTTGGCTTTTTAGGGCTATTTTTGCTTGGAAATTTCAACATTATAGACTTGCCGGCCGATGTTTATGGCTCAAGTAAACTTCCACTCGAGCTTTCAACCATCGATCTTGTGCTTATTATAGTTGGAGCTGTATTTATCGTGGCTATATCGTCTTATTATCCAGCTAAAAAAGCCACAGAAGTAAACGTACTTCAAACTTTAAGAAATGAGTAG
- a CDS encoding DnaJ family protein translates to MSESLYETLGVSKGASSDEIKKAYRKLARKYHPDINKDPGAEDKFKEINAAYEILSDDKKRAQYDQYGDTMFGGQNFHDFASSSADMGDLNEILKNIFSGGFGGGGAKFSSGFGSNFGGFDGFSSGGFGFGGADLDVNAKISIPFDVAVTGGEHKINFNGESIKIKIPSGIEGGEKLRVKGKGKSAGGQKGDLILAISVEPSDEYERVGDDLYKDIEIPLKTMLFGGKVDVHTYKKDVTIKIAENSKTGTKIRLKGYGVQNRKSGIYGDLYLKARVKLPNISELDEGLVKELKEKLPE, encoded by the coding sequence ATGAGTGAAAGCTTATATGAGACTTTAGGGGTTTCAAAGGGTGCCTCAAGCGACGAGATAAAAAAAGCTTATAGAAAACTTGCCAGAAAATATCACCCAGACATCAACAAAGACCCTGGAGCAGAAGATAAATTTAAAGAGATAAACGCCGCTTATGAAATTTTAAGTGACGATAAAAAACGAGCTCAATACGACCAGTACGGTGACACTATGTTTGGCGGTCAAAATTTCCACGACTTTGCTAGCAGCTCAGCAGATATGGGCGATCTAAATGAAATTTTAAAGAATATCTTCTCAGGTGGCTTTGGCGGCGGTGGAGCTAAATTTAGCAGCGGATTTGGTAGTAATTTTGGAGGCTTTGACGGATTTAGTAGTGGTGGATTTGGCTTTGGCGGAGCTGATCTAGACGTAAATGCAAAAATTTCTATACCATTTGACGTAGCTGTAACTGGCGGCGAACATAAGATAAATTTTAATGGCGAAAGCATTAAGATAAAAATTCCAAGTGGCATAGAAGGTGGCGAGAAACTTCGCGTAAAAGGCAAAGGCAAGAGTGCTGGTGGTCAAAAAGGCGATCTTATACTTGCTATTAGCGTTGAGCCAAGCGACGAATATGAAAGAGTCGGAGACGATCTTTATAAAGATATAGAAATTCCACTAAAAACTATGCTTTTTGGCGGAAAAGTCGATGTACATACTTATAAAAAAGATGTCACGATCAAGATCGCTGAGAACTCAAAAACAGGCACAAAGATCCGTTTAAAAGGATATGGCGTGCAAAACAGAAAGAGCGGAATTTATGGCGATCTTTACTTAAAAGCCAGGGTAAAACTTCCAAATATCAGTGAGCTTGATGAAGGCTTAGTAAAAGAGTTAAAAGAAAAATTACCGGAGTAA
- a CDS encoding SH3 domain-containing protein, which translates to MKKGIFLALSVALFLGCSQTTKPEPNKQQNALPDENVYKPNERISLLEFEVKQDASSLPQNMQSASFNQDEILKRRFKVFTLRGVKFNPNDAFWAFNVYKPSEKRKYFGSNFRQIPQSWFDAQKDNANFAGFLQISAYALTSANTAVRNFPTDEPIFLNPQTPGEGYPFDYLQESTLSIAHPLFVSHLSKDRAWAFVSDDAVWGWVKVEDIKFISDEEALAYQKSSFVTIKTDKMPVYDKGGNFLFYSRVGAILPVLAQDDKNYYGKIYVRNMLREFVLPKSFSALFPLKFNDSNLKTILSSLLAQPYGWGGVDKLRDCSLFTKDLLASFGVWLPRNSKAQANMGQKFDLKGLSNAAKTKEIKEKGVPYLTLVHLPGHIMLYAGYKGDDIYVVHDAWGLKTANNGRALIGATAITTLNIGQNRSDIQSANLLISKVDSINVMRPEQGMLDKARKMSALQRAYGVKIEENLVKFSDGTSLVYDDFKQKDEECSTGADIEDMNALDYAAFSPLSTALSDAGRCRNYELLGKIYGSSESAVKVNLVDVIWIKDFLNLPLKFNSKNGAAAALQDVSNELNEMVKSDPNLLEYLKDPGGTFKWRIIAGTNRLSAHSYGIAIDINVKKSHYWQWSKGYQNLIPEKIVRVFEKHKFVWGGRWKHFDTMHFEYRPEMFE; encoded by the coding sequence TTGAAAAAAGGTATATTTTTAGCACTTAGTGTTGCTTTGTTTTTGGGTTGTTCACAGACAACAAAACCAGAGCCAAACAAGCAGCAAAATGCCCTGCCAGACGAAAATGTCTATAAGCCAAATGAGCGCATCAGCTTGCTTGAATTTGAAGTAAAACAAGACGCCTCGTCGCTACCTCAAAATATGCAAAGTGCGAGTTTTAATCAAGATGAAATTTTAAAAAGAAGGTTTAAAGTTTTTACCCTTAGAGGCGTGAAATTTAACCCAAATGACGCTTTTTGGGCGTTTAATGTATATAAACCAAGCGAGAAGAGAAAGTATTTTGGCTCAAATTTTAGGCAGATACCGCAAAGCTGGTTTGACGCACAAAAGGACAATGCAAATTTCGCTGGCTTTTTGCAAATTTCAGCTTACGCTCTAACTTCAGCAAACACAGCTGTAAGAAATTTCCCAACCGACGAGCCGATATTTTTAAACCCGCAAACTCCAGGTGAGGGCTATCCGTTTGACTATCTGCAAGAATCCACCCTAAGCATCGCTCATCCGCTCTTTGTATCGCACCTCTCAAAGGATAGGGCATGGGCGTTTGTGAGTGATGATGCGGTTTGGGGCTGGGTGAAGGTTGAAGATATCAAATTTATAAGCGACGAAGAGGCGCTTGCCTATCAAAAATCAAGCTTTGTAACGATAAAAACCGACAAGATGCCAGTTTATGACAAGGGCGGAAACTTTTTGTTTTACTCACGTGTCGGCGCGATACTGCCAGTTTTGGCGCAAGATGACAAAAACTACTACGGCAAAATTTATGTAAGAAACATGCTTAGGGAGTTTGTCCTCCCAAAGTCTTTTAGCGCCCTTTTTCCACTTAAATTTAATGACTCAAATTTAAAGACAATTCTTAGTTCGCTTCTTGCTCAGCCTTATGGCTGGGGCGGGGTGGATAAGCTAAGAGACTGCTCGCTTTTTACAAAAGACTTGCTAGCAAGCTTTGGCGTGTGGTTACCTAGAAACTCAAAAGCTCAAGCAAATATGGGGCAAAAATTTGATCTAAAAGGACTTAGTAACGCTGCTAAGACAAAAGAGATAAAAGAAAAAGGTGTTCCATATCTCACTCTCGTGCATCTGCCAGGTCACATCATGCTCTATGCTGGATATAAGGGCGATGATATCTACGTCGTGCATGACGCTTGGGGGCTAAAGACTGCAAACAACGGCCGCGCGCTTATCGGAGCGACCGCGATAACTACGCTAAATATCGGACAAAACAGAAGCGACATACAAAGTGCAAATTTGCTAATTTCTAAGGTTGATTCTATAAATGTGATGAGGCCTGAGCAAGGGATGCTAGATAAGGCTAGAAAGATGTCAGCTTTGCAAAGAGCTTATGGCGTAAAGATCGAAGAAAATTTGGTTAAATTTAGTGATGGCACGAGCCTAGTCTATGATGATTTTAAACAAAAAGATGAAGAGTGCAGCACTGGGGCTGATATCGAAGATATGAACGCACTTGATTACGCTGCATTTTCGCCACTAAGCACTGCTCTAAGTGATGCTGGTAGGTGCAGAAACTACGAGCTTTTAGGCAAAATTTACGGCTCAAGCGAGAGCGCGGTAAAGGTAAATTTGGTTGATGTCATCTGGATAAAGGATTTTTTAAATTTACCTTTAAAATTTAACTCTAAAAATGGCGCTGCAGCTGCTTTGCAGGATGTGAGCAACGAGCTAAATGAGATGGTAAAGAGCGATCCAAATTTACTTGAATACCTAAAAGATCCAGGCGGGACATTTAAGTGGCGCATCATCGCTGGCACAAACCGCCTAAGCGCGCACAGCTACGGCATCGCGATCGATATAAATGTAAAAAAGAGCCACTACTGGCAGTGGAGCAAGGGCTATCAAAATTTAATCCCTGAAAAGATCGTGCGAGTTTTTGAGAAGCATAAATTTGTCTGGGGCGGACGCTGGAAGCACTTTGATACGATGCATTTTGAGTATCGCCCAGAGATGTTTGAGTAG
- a CDS encoding DUF523 domain-containing protein, translating to MREKILISACLVGINCKFNGENNLLSKDVLDEISKRYHLLFICPEVYGGLSTPREPAEMKNGAVICKFSGKDVSKNFKSGAEICLRIAKLNGCKKAILKSKSPSCGSGQIYDGSFSKRLILGDGITAKLLKENEILVYGEDEIAGLDV from the coding sequence TTGAGAGAAAAAATCTTAATAAGTGCTTGCCTAGTCGGCATAAATTGTAAATTTAACGGCGAAAATAATCTTTTAAGTAAAGATGTTTTAGATGAAATTTCAAAGAGATATCATTTGCTTTTTATCTGTCCAGAGGTTTATGGTGGGCTTAGCACGCCAAGAGAGCCAGCTGAGATGAAAAATGGCGCAGTTATTTGTAAATTTTCAGGTAAAGATGTGAGTAAAAATTTCAAAAGTGGAGCAGAAATTTGCCTGAGAATAGCCAAACTAAATGGTTGTAAAAAGGCTATTTTAAAATCAAAAAGTCCAAGTTGTGGAAGTGGGCAAATTTATGACGGAAGCTTTAGTAAGAGACTTATTTTAGGCGATGGTATCACAGCAAAACTGCTAAAAGAAAATGAAATTTTAGTTTACGGCGAAGATGAGATAGCAGGGCTTGATGTCTGA
- the lolA gene encoding LolA-like outer membrane lipoprotein chaperone, which translates to MRKFLVASLVAVCSFGAGLNFKSLQSDFTQTVFSEGKSVNYKGRFYAKSDNTALWIYESPTPKRIYFDKDKVVVIEDELEQAIISRLDDTPNLTQVLAHAEQIQPTLYKAIYDGVEYFITIKNTLPTTIDYKDKLSNKIKITLSNPVKDALIPKETLTPVIPQGYDIVNQ; encoded by the coding sequence ATGAGAAAATTTTTAGTTGCATCTCTTGTCGCAGTTTGCTCATTTGGCGCTGGCTTAAATTTTAAAAGCCTGCAAAGTGACTTTACTCAAACTGTCTTTAGCGAGGGCAAGAGTGTAAATTATAAAGGTAGATTTTACGCTAAAAGCGACAACACCGCGCTTTGGATATATGAAAGTCCAACACCAAAGAGAATTTACTTTGACAAAGACAAGGTGGTCGTGATCGAAGATGAGCTTGAGCAAGCCATCATTTCAAGGCTAGATGATACGCCAAATTTGACGCAGGTCTTAGCTCACGCAGAGCAAATTCAGCCGACACTTTATAAGGCGATATATGACGGGGTTGAGTACTTTATAACGATCAAAAACACGCTTCCAACGACGATTGATTATAAAGACAAACTCTCAAACAAGATAAAAATCACTTTAAGCAATCCTGTAAAAGACGCACTCATCCCAAAAGAGACGCTAACTCCAGTCATCCCACAAGGTTACGATATCGTAAATCAATAA
- a CDS encoding heat shock protein transcriptional repressor HspR, which produces MQNYEEPLFLISVVAKVLSIHPQTLRQYEREGLIEPSRTDGKMRLYSQKDVDRVKTILNLTRELGVNLAGVDVILQLKEKIDDLESTIDELNKKLHEATSQTSTKRSLVKRKNSFDLVFYEGKK; this is translated from the coding sequence ATGCAAAATTATGAAGAACCACTTTTTTTAATAAGCGTTGTTGCAAAGGTTTTAAGCATACATCCACAAACTTTAAGACAATACGAAAGAGAGGGACTTATCGAGCCATCAAGAACAGATGGCAAGATGAGGCTCTACTCACAAAAAGACGTTGATCGCGTAAAAACTATACTAAATTTAACACGCGAACTAGGTGTAAATTTAGCCGGCGTTGATGTGATACTTCAGTTGAAAGAAAAAATTGACGATTTAGAATCAACTATTGATGAGCTAAATAAAAAATTGCACGAAGCTACCAGTCAAACTAGCACAAAAAGATCGCTCGTAAAGAGAAAAAATAGCTTTGATCTAGTCTTTTATGAAGGTAAAAAATAA
- a CDS encoding ATP-dependent DNA helicase, whose product MKDQILEILSRSNLFLTGGGGVGKSYLTASIIRHYKENFKNVVILGSTGISAVSLGGVSLHSFFKFGYCKDYEELRRLDYRQKDKLSKLRNMLDACDLLVIDEISMVSSNVMEMIRYRLLTSKFKGRVLIVGDFYQLPPVQKEQNESKLFNFLYAFNSSAWEDMKFTNVELLVSKRTNDLKFYEILSRLRVGELDDEIMSYIESLRVTKIEPDDDTSVLFGRNAEAEMLNQKRLLELGTPLEISNSDVSILDENLDKKEFEKWANTLNISRDLEMKIGAKIIFTSNKWGEYYNGEQGKIMQILKENGVISSVIVKKDSGEICEIEKAAYIFSSLNLNEDEIEENVQASLYQFPFKLAYALTIHKSQGMSINSLICNINHIFAKGQLYVALSRAVSPKNLKLFYDKKSDFRQHLRKVVKIDDEVKKFYQENVFLHIKENL is encoded by the coding sequence ATGAAAGATCAAATTTTAGAAATTTTATCTCGCTCAAACCTCTTTTTAACAGGCGGCGGAGGTGTTGGCAAGAGCTATCTAACCGCCTCTATCATCAGACACTACAAAGAAAATTTCAAAAACGTCGTCATCCTTGGCTCAACTGGCATAAGCGCTGTTAGCCTTGGAGGCGTGAGCTTGCATAGCTTTTTTAAATTTGGTTACTGCAAGGACTACGAGGAGCTAAGGCGGCTTGACTACCGCCAAAAAGATAAGCTAAGCAAACTACGAAATATGCTAGATGCCTGCGATCTGCTTGTAATAGACGAAATTTCGATGGTTAGCTCAAATGTCATGGAGATGATAAGATACCGCTTGCTTACCTCTAAATTTAAAGGCAGGGTGCTTATAGTGGGCGACTTTTATCAGCTCCCACCTGTGCAAAAAGAGCAAAATGAGAGCAAACTTTTTAACTTTTTATACGCTTTTAACTCCAGTGCGTGGGAGGATATGAAATTTACAAATGTCGAGCTGCTCGTCTCAAAACGCACAAATGATCTTAAATTTTATGAAATTCTCTCTCGCTTAAGAGTAGGCGAGCTAGATGATGAAATAATGAGCTATATAGAGAGTTTAAGAGTGACCAAGATAGAGCCAGATGATGATACGAGTGTGCTTTTTGGCAGAAATGCCGAGGCTGAAATGCTAAATCAAAAAAGGCTTTTGGAACTTGGCACGCCACTTGAAATTTCAAACTCAGATGTGAGCATTTTGGATGAAAATTTAGATAAAAAAGAGTTTGAAAAATGGGCAAATACGCTAAATATCTCAAGAGATTTGGAGATGAAGATAGGCGCAAAAATCATCTTTACGTCAAATAAATGGGGCGAGTATTATAATGGCGAGCAAGGCAAGATCATGCAAATCTTAAAAGAAAACGGAGTCATCTCAAGCGTGATTGTAAAAAAAGATAGTGGCGAAATTTGCGAGATAGAAAAAGCTGCTTATATATTTAGTTCGTTAAATTTAAACGAAGATGAGATCGAAGAAAATGTACAAGCATCGCTCTATCAGTTTCCATTTAAGCTTGCTTACGCTCTAACTATCCACAAATCTCAAGGAATGAGCATAAACTCGCTCATTTGTAATATCAACCACATTTTTGCCAAAGGACAACTCTACGTAGCACTTTCTCGTGCAGTAAGTCCTAAAAATTTAAAACTTTTTTATGATAAAAAAAGTGATTTTAGGCAGCATTTAAGAAAAGTGGTTAAAATTGACGACGAAGTTAAGAAATTTTACCAAGAAAACGTATTTTTGCATATTAAGGAGAATTTATGA
- a CDS encoding D-amino acid aminotransferase — MADQALQTVFLNGEFLQKDEAKVSAFDRGFIFGDGIYEVVPVINSKMVDKDGFWARFERSLNEIDISLPYEKEKFEAILNDIIAKNALKEGGIYMQVTRGVAFRNFYFMENLTPSVFIFCYESEILNNPAAKTGIKVVSVEDIRWKRRDIKSISLLAQCYAKNEAHKKGADEGFMVENGFVTEGCSSSAFIIKDKTLITKPLSNEILPGIRRMRLLKIAKDIGLKIEERKFSMDEVYNADEVFISAATLILLPVVYADGKAINGAKVGEISSKLREIYAGELLKEAGL; from the coding sequence ATGGCAGATCAAGCTTTACAAACCGTCTTTTTAAATGGAGAATTTTTACAAAAAGACGAGGCAAAAGTTAGTGCTTTTGATAGAGGATTTATATTTGGTGATGGAATTTATGAGGTTGTGCCTGTGATAAATTCAAAAATGGTTGATAAAGATGGATTTTGGGCGAGATTTGAAAGAAGCTTAAACGAGATAGATATAAGCTTGCCCTACGAAAAGGAAAAATTTGAAGCGATTTTAAACGATATAATCGCTAAAAACGCCTTGAAAGAGGGCGGAATTTACATGCAAGTAACAAGAGGTGTGGCATTTAGAAATTTCTATTTTATGGAGAATTTAACACCAAGTGTCTTTATCTTTTGCTACGAGAGTGAAATTTTAAACAATCCTGCTGCAAAAACTGGCATAAAAGTGGTAAGCGTCGAGGATATAAGGTGGAAGAGGCGTGATATCAAGTCTATCTCGCTTCTGGCTCAGTGCTACGCTAAAAATGAAGCTCACAAAAAAGGCGCAGACGAGGGCTTTATGGTGGAAAATGGCTTTGTCACAGAGGGCTGTAGCTCAAGTGCTTTTATCATCAAGGATAAAACTCTAATCACAAAACCACTTTCAAATGAAATTTTGCCAGGAATTCGCCGTATGAGACTTTTAAAGATTGCTAAAGATATTGGCCTTAAGATAGAGGAGCGAAAATTTAGTATGGATGAAGTTTATAACGCTGATGAAGTCTTTATCTCGGCCGCAACACTCATACTCCTACCAGTCGTTTATGCTGATGGCAAGGCGATAAATGGCGCAAAAGTGGGAGAAATTTCAAGCAAACTCCGAGAAATTTATGCTGGTGAACTTTTAAAAGAAGCTGGACTTTGA
- a CDS encoding cation:proton antiporter produces MEQILEGFLLVAAISVALNVIFKKFQIPTIIGYIVTGTLISEFFNLKSNDEISHIAEFGIAFLMFTIGLEFSFKHLMGMKKEVFLNGGLQVCLSGFIMGVMLYYALHLKDETALIAGLALALSSTAIVLKTLNDSGDVSKIYGRKALGILLFQDIAVIPILLMIDMFSSQDASINELLLKTFTSAIILIVVLFLLGKYVINWIFYKVIQTNSQEVFIATILFMVVGSSTLAHFFGFSYSLGAFLAGMMMAETQYKHQIEVDLIPFRDLLLGLFFITVGMQINFAVVISNIWLVLGLVFSVMVIKAVVVFAILNIYLKRRVAAKTALSVCQIGEFALAVFGLMTTRNLLDIQTAQIFIAASVVSMFATPFILKKLDAIADLIEREIVVEPNETLKPQKIKNHIVVFGYERLGQEVVLRLKETKLLYLVLDNDISLVELGRSRGENVFLGNVLQSHTLENACLSDAAAVIITVNNEQRVELIAQKIKDYGVNTQTIIKINGEGNKDIFGELGKNFHLINEERVMAKTLVHEALQCKIDHDIRA; encoded by the coding sequence ATGGAACAAATTTTAGAAGGTTTCTTGCTTGTTGCAGCGATCTCAGTCGCATTAAATGTCATTTTTAAAAAATTTCAGATACCAACCATCATCGGCTACATCGTAACAGGTACGCTTATATCAGAATTTTTTAACCTAAAAAGCAATGATGAAATTTCTCATATCGCGGAATTTGGTATCGCATTTTTGATGTTTACCATTGGACTTGAGTTTAGTTTTAAACATCTCATGGGCATGAAAAAAGAGGTCTTTTTAAATGGCGGCTTACAAGTTTGTTTAAGTGGCTTTATAATGGGCGTTATGCTTTATTATGCCCTTCACTTAAAAGACGAAACGGCACTTATTGCAGGTCTTGCACTTGCACTCTCATCAACTGCGATTGTACTAAAGACGCTAAATGATAGTGGCGATGTGAGCAAAATTTACGGCAGAAAAGCACTTGGAATTTTACTCTTTCAAGATATTGCAGTCATTCCTATCTTGCTTATGATCGATATGTTTAGCTCGCAAGATGCTTCAATAAATGAGCTTTTGCTAAAGACATTTACAAGTGCGATTATTCTTATTGTTGTGCTATTTTTACTTGGTAAATATGTCATCAACTGGATATTTTATAAAGTTATTCAAACAAATTCGCAAGAGGTTTTTATAGCTACGATTCTATTTATGGTCGTTGGCTCTAGCACTTTGGCTCACTTCTTTGGCTTCTCATACTCTTTGGGTGCGTTTTTAGCCGGTATGATGATGGCAGAGACACAGTATAAACACCAAATCGAAGTTGATCTCATACCTTTTAGAGATTTACTTCTTGGGCTATTTTTCATAACCGTTGGTATGCAGATAAATTTTGCTGTCGTCATCTCAAACATCTGGCTTGTTCTTGGCTTAGTATTTAGTGTCATGGTGATAAAAGCAGTTGTTGTTTTTGCTATCTTAAATATCTATTTAAAGCGAAGAGTTGCTGCAAAAACTGCACTTAGTGTTTGTCAAATAGGCGAATTTGCACTAGCTGTTTTTGGACTAATGACTACTAGAAATTTACTTGATATACAAACTGCTCAAATTTTTATCGCAGCCTCTGTTGTATCGATGTTTGCTACTCCTTTTATACTCAAAAAACTAGACGCGATAGCAGACCTCATAGAACGTGAGATCGTTGTTGAACCAAATGAAACTCTAAAGCCGCAAAAAATAAAAAATCACATCGTAGTCTTTGGCTATGAGAGACTTGGACAAGAAGTCGTTTTAAGACTAAAAGAGACAAAGCTTTTATATCTTGTGCTTGATAATGATATTAGTCTAGTTGAGCTTGGTAGGAGCCGCGGGGAAAATGTATTTTTAGGTAACGTTCTTCAAAGCCATACACTTGAAAATGCCTGCCTAAGCGATGCAGCCGCTGTTATTATAACTGTTAACAATGAGCAAAGAGTGGAGCTCATCGCGCAAAAGATAAAAGACTACGGCGTAAATACCCAAACTATAATAAAAATAAATGGCGAGGGCAATAAAGATATTTTTGGTGAGTTAGGTAAAAATTTCCACCTAATAAACGAAGAGCGCGTCATGGCAAAAACACTCGTACACGAGGCTCTTCAATGCAAAATCGATCATGATATAAGAGCATAA